The following is a genomic window from Parabacteroides johnsonii DSM 18315.
CGGAACACTGCCGTCACAAAATCTTCGGCGGAACATTTATTATCGACGGAGAAGAGAAAGAAAGTTCTCTCTTTAACCTGATTAAGAAAACATCGGCGGAAAACCCGAACAAATTGGTCTCCGCCTATAAAGATAATGTAGCTTTCAACGAAGGCCCGGTGATCGAACAATTCGCTCCGGCAAGCGGTGACAAACCTGACTTCTACGAAGTAAAGGAAATCAAATCGGTTATCTCGCTGAAAGCAGAAACCCACAACTTCCCAACAACAGTCGAACCGTTCAACGGTGCAGCTACCGGATCGGGCGGCGAAATCCGTGACCGTCTGGGTGGCGGAAAATCATCTCTGCCGATTGCCGGAACAGCCGTCTATATGACATCTTATCCGCGTACGGAAGGGGCACGCGAATGGGAAAAGATTCTCGACCCGCGCCCTTGGCTGTACCAGACTCCGGAACAAATCCTGATCAAGGCCTCCAACGGTGCATCCGATTTCGGCAACAAGTTCGGACAGCCGCTGATCTGTGGTTCGGTCCTGACCTTCGAACACGAAGAGAACAAGAAGAAATACGCTTATGACAAAGTGATCATGCTGGCCGGAGGTGTCGGTTATGCCAATATGTGTGATGCATTGAAGGGCGATCCCGCACCGGGCGAAAAAGTAGTCCTGTTAGGGGGTGACAACTACCGTATCGGTATGGGTGGCGGTGCCGTCTCTTCCGTAAACACAGGCCAATATACCAGCGGTATCGAGTTGAATGCCGTACAGCGTGCCAACCCGGAAATGCAGAAACGTGTTTCCAACGTGATCCGTGCGATTGCCGAATCGGACAACAACCCGGTGATCTCCATCCACGACCACGGTGCAGGCGGACACTTGAACTGCCTCTCCGAATTGGTGGAAGCAACCGGCGGACATATCGACATGAGCCAACTGCCAGTAGGCGACCCGACACTGTCTGCCAAGGAAATCGTGGGGAACGAAAGCCAGGAACGTATGGGCTTGCTGATGAAAGAAGAAGATGTAGCCCGCGTACGGCGCATTGCCGACCGCGAACGTTCGCCGATGTACGTGGTAGGTGAAACGACCAACGATATGAAGTTTGTCTTCGAACAGGCTGACGGTGTGAAACCGATCGACATCAAGTTGGAATATATGTTCGGTAAACCGCCAAGAACGATCATGAAGGACCATACGGTTGAAGAAGCATACGCTCCGGTCGTTTATAAAGAATCCGAACTGCATCATTACCTCGAAAACGTGCTTCAGTTGGAAGCTGTTGCATGTAAAGACTGGTTGACCAACAAAGTGGACCGTTCGGTGACAGGCAAAGTTGCACGCCAGCAATGCCAAGGCGAATTGCAGTTACCGTTGAGCGACTTGGGTGCAGTCGCTTTGGACTATCGTGGAAAAGCTGGTATCGCTACCTCCATCGGCCATGCCCCACAGGTGGCGATGATCGACCCGGCGGCCGGTTCTGTCATGGCGATTGCCGAATCATTGACAAACATCGTTTTCGCTCCGCTGTCCGATAAGCTGTCAGGCGTATCTTTGAGTGCCAACTGGATGTGGCCGTGCCGTAACGAAGGCGAGGATGCCCGTCTGTACAAAGCGGTCCAGGCAGCTTCTGATTTCGCTTGTGCACTGGGTATCAATATTCCGACCGGTAAAGACTCTCTGTCCATGACGCAGAAATATGGCGACGACAAAGTGATTGCTCCGGGTACGGTGATTATTTCCGCCGGTGCGGAAGTCAGCGACATCCGCAAGATCGTTTCTCCGGTATTGGCTCATGAAAAGAATTCTTACATATATTATATCGACTTCTCGTTCGACACAATGAAGTTGGGCGGTTCCGCTCTTGCACAGGTTCTGAACAAATTGGGCAATGAAGTCCCAACGGTAAAAGACAGCGAATATTTTGCCGACGCATTCAACGCTGTACAGGATGCCATCGAAAAAGGTCTGGTTCTCGCCGGACACGACATTTCAGCCGGTGGTATGATCACAGCATTGCTTGAAATGTGTTTTGCCAATGTGGAAGGCGGTCTGGAAGTGAACCTCGACAAACTGTCGGAACAGGACATTGTCAAGATTCTGTTCGCCGAAAATCCGGGTATCCTGGTCCAGGTGAAAGACAAGAAAGCATTCGAAAAGTTGATGGAAGAGGCAGGTGTAGGTTTTGCCATTATTGCCAAGCCCACTTCCGAACGCCACATTCTGGTTTCCAAAGAAGGCGTCCAGTACCATTTCGGTATCGACTATATGCGCGACGTATGGTACGAGTCTTCTTATAAACTGGATATCAAGCAGAGCGGTAACGTATGCGCAGGCAACCGCTTCGAGAACTACAAAATGCAACCGTTGGAATTCAAGTATCCGAAGAGTTTCACCGGAAAGTTGTCTTCTTACGGCCTGACTGCCGATCGAAAAGGAAAGAGCGGAATTCGTGCCGCTGTAATCCGAGAGAAGGGTTGCCAGTGCGAACGTGAGACATCGTACGCTTTGTATCTGGCTGGTTTCGATGTAAAAGATGTTCACATGACCGATTTGGCATCCGGACGCGAAACATTGGAAGACGTAAACATGATCGTATTCTGCGGTGGTTTCTCCAATTCCGACGTTTTGGGCTCTGCCAAAGGATGGGCCGGCGGTTTCTTATATAACGAGAAAGCCAAGAAAGCGCTGGACAACTTCTATGCACGTCCTGACACCTTGAGTTTAGGCATCTGCAACGGTTGTCAACTGATGGCCGAGTTAGGGGTTGTTTATCCGGAACATGAAAAGAAACACAAAATGTTGCACAACGATTCGCACAAGTTCGAATCGAACT
Proteins encoded in this region:
- the purL gene encoding phosphoribosylformylglycinamidine synthase — its product is MILFFQSPTKTVLAVEAAHAFSPEDVEKLVWAFSEAKPLQAETLEGWYVGPRREMITPWSTNAVEITQNMGLTGISRIEEYFPVSSGEAEHDPMLQRIYNGLNQDIFTISKQPDPIVYIEDIEAYNKQEGLALSDEEVAYLNEVSQKLERRLTDSEVYGFAQVNSEHCRHKIFGGTFIIDGEEKESSLFNLIKKTSAENPNKLVSAYKDNVAFNEGPVIEQFAPASGDKPDFYEVKEIKSVISLKAETHNFPTTVEPFNGAATGSGGEIRDRLGGGKSSLPIAGTAVYMTSYPRTEGAREWEKILDPRPWLYQTPEQILIKASNGASDFGNKFGQPLICGSVLTFEHEENKKKYAYDKVIMLAGGVGYANMCDALKGDPAPGEKVVLLGGDNYRIGMGGGAVSSVNTGQYTSGIELNAVQRANPEMQKRVSNVIRAIAESDNNPVISIHDHGAGGHLNCLSELVEATGGHIDMSQLPVGDPTLSAKEIVGNESQERMGLLMKEEDVARVRRIADRERSPMYVVGETTNDMKFVFEQADGVKPIDIKLEYMFGKPPRTIMKDHTVEEAYAPVVYKESELHHYLENVLQLEAVACKDWLTNKVDRSVTGKVARQQCQGELQLPLSDLGAVALDYRGKAGIATSIGHAPQVAMIDPAAGSVMAIAESLTNIVFAPLSDKLSGVSLSANWMWPCRNEGEDARLYKAVQAASDFACALGINIPTGKDSLSMTQKYGDDKVIAPGTVIISAGAEVSDIRKIVSPVLAHEKNSYIYYIDFSFDTMKLGGSALAQVLNKLGNEVPTVKDSEYFADAFNAVQDAIEKGLVLAGHDISAGGMITALLEMCFANVEGGLEVNLDKLSEQDIVKILFAENPGILVQVKDKKAFEKLMEEAGVGFAIIAKPTSERHILVSKEGVQYHFGIDYMRDVWYESSYKLDIKQSGNVCAGNRFENYKMQPLEFKYPKSFTGKLSSYGLTADRKGKSGIRAAVIREKGCQCERETSYALYLAGFDVKDVHMTDLASGRETLEDVNMIVFCGGFSNSDVLGSAKGWAGGFLYNEKAKKALDNFYARPDTLSLGICNGCQLMAELGVVYPEHEKKHKMLHNDSHKFESNFISVEIPKNHSVMFGSLSGSKLGIWVAHGEGKFSFPYEEKEYHIALKYNYEGYPANPNGSPWSVAGVCSHDGRHLAMMPHLERAMFPWQCGYYPEDRRGSDEVTPWIEGFVNARKWIEEHKK